Proteins encoded together in one Catellatospora citrea window:
- a CDS encoding GH1 family beta-glucosidase, with amino-acid sequence MTEHVFPDDFVWGSATAAYQIEGAATEDGRGPSIWDTYSHTPGRTLNGDTGDVAADHYHRWQEDLGHIADLGLDAYRFSISWPRVQPGGSGPFNRAGLDFYSRLVDGLLERGVRPVATMYHWDLPQELEDAGGWAVRDTALRFQEYAAGIVEALGDRVHTWTTFNEPWCSAYLGYASGVHAPGRTEPAAALAAVHHLNLAHGLAGRVVRELAPAAQLSVTLNLHVIRPASDSAADLDAVRRIDALANRAFLGPMLQGAYPADLLADTAAVTDWSFVREGDEATIAVPLDVLGVNYYSSTLVRAWDGLSPRSDADGHGKSAASAWVAADGVEFLAQPGPYTAMGWNIDPDAFTELLLRLHREYPGQPLMITENGAAFDDVVSPDGTIADDRRIDYLHRHIAAVAQARAQGADVRGYFLWSLLDNFEWGYGYDRRFGIIRVDYDTQVRTWKQSAHWYRRLIATGRLG; translated from the coding sequence GTGACGGAGCACGTCTTTCCCGACGACTTCGTCTGGGGGTCGGCCACGGCCGCGTACCAGATCGAGGGCGCGGCCACGGAGGACGGCCGTGGACCGTCCATCTGGGACACCTACAGCCACACCCCGGGGCGCACGCTCAACGGCGACACCGGTGACGTGGCCGCCGACCACTACCACCGCTGGCAGGAGGACCTCGGGCACATCGCGGACCTCGGCCTGGACGCGTACCGGTTCTCGATCTCCTGGCCGCGGGTGCAGCCGGGCGGCTCCGGGCCGTTCAACCGGGCCGGGCTCGACTTCTACTCCCGGCTCGTGGACGGGTTGCTGGAGCGCGGCGTGCGGCCGGTGGCCACCATGTACCACTGGGATCTGCCGCAGGAGCTGGAGGACGCGGGCGGCTGGGCGGTGCGGGACACCGCGCTGCGCTTCCAGGAGTACGCGGCGGGCATCGTCGAGGCGCTGGGCGACCGGGTGCACACCTGGACCACGTTCAACGAGCCGTGGTGCTCGGCGTACCTGGGCTATGCCTCCGGTGTGCACGCGCCGGGGCGCACCGAGCCGGCCGCGGCGCTGGCCGCCGTGCACCACCTGAACCTGGCGCACGGCCTGGCCGGGCGGGTGGTGCGGGAGCTGGCTCCGGCGGCGCAGCTGTCGGTGACGCTGAACCTGCACGTCATCCGCCCGGCGTCGGACTCCGCGGCGGACCTCGACGCGGTGCGGCGGATCGACGCGCTGGCGAACCGGGCGTTCCTCGGCCCGATGCTGCAGGGGGCCTACCCGGCCGACCTGCTGGCGGACACGGCCGCGGTCACCGACTGGTCGTTCGTCCGCGAGGGCGACGAGGCGACCATCGCGGTGCCGCTGGACGTGCTCGGCGTCAACTACTACTCGAGCACGCTGGTCCGCGCCTGGGACGGACTCTCGCCCCGGTCGGACGCCGACGGACACGGCAAGTCCGCGGCCTCGGCATGGGTCGCCGCCGACGGGGTGGAGTTCCTGGCGCAGCCCGGCCCGTACACGGCGATGGGCTGGAACATCGACCCGGACGCCTTCACCGAGCTGCTGCTGCGTCTGCACCGCGAGTATCCGGGCCAGCCGTTGATGATCACCGAGAACGGCGCCGCGTTCGACGACGTCGTCTCGCCCGACGGCACGATCGCCGACGACCGGCGGATCGACTACCTGCACCGGCACATCGCCGCGGTGGCGCAGGCGCGGGCGCAGGGCGCGGACGTGCGCGGCTACTTCCTCTGGTCGCTGCTGGACAACTTCGAGTGGGGCTACGGCTACGACCGCAGGTTCGGCATCATCCGGGTCGACTACGACACGCAGGTCCGCACCTGGAAGCAGAGCGCGCACTGGTACCGGCGTCTGATCGCCACGGGCCGACTCGGCTGA
- the yicI gene encoding alpha-xylosidase, whose amino-acid sequence MKFTDGYWQLRPGVSVLRPGTVESVELDERGFTVFAPTGQITKRGDTLNRPMVTVRFFSPAEGVIGVTVAHHLGGLDKTPRFALADGDDHPVGVDVTGLSATLTTGELTARVALVDGWRVDFSHGDRVLTSSTERSIGLVTDAEGRAYVHDRLALGVGETVYGLGERFGAFVKNGQTVDIWNADGGTASEQAYKNVPFYLSSGGYGVFVDHPEHVSFEIGSEVVSQAQFSVEGQTLTYYLVDGPTPKDVLRRYTALTGRPAKVPAWSYGLWLSTSFTTSYDEKTVNEFIDGMAERDLPLSVFHFDCFWMRQFHWVDFIWDPATFPDPEGMLRRLHERGLKVCVWINPYIAQRSYLFEEGRRHGYLVQRPDGSVWQWDKWQAGMALVDFTNPDAVAWYTGKLKALLDMGVDSFKTDFGERIPTDVVWHDGSDPQRMHNYYAHLYNKAVFELLETERGKGEAVLFARSATAGGQQLPVHWGGDCESTFAAMAESLRGGLSLAASGFGYWSHDIGGFEGTPDTAVFKRWIAFGLLSSHSRLHGSGSYRVPWAFDSEAVDVLRHFTKLKLSLMPYLASVAEQAHREGLPMMRPMVLEFPDDPTAAYLDRQYMLGPDVLVAPVMSADGEVTFYVPAGTWTHLVTGAQLTGPAWVTEKHEFDSVPVLARPGAVIAFGERDDRPDYEWADGVRLRLYAPAEGQRTRVRVPSPGDGPGAEFEVRFDGGQVTAELVAGTSSGYRCEVGQ is encoded by the coding sequence GTGAAGTTCACCGACGGATACTGGCAACTGCGACCAGGGGTCAGCGTGCTGCGCCCCGGCACGGTCGAGTCGGTCGAGCTCGACGAGCGCGGTTTCACCGTCTTCGCGCCCACCGGCCAGATCACCAAGCGCGGCGACACCCTCAACCGGCCGATGGTCACGGTGCGGTTCTTCTCGCCCGCCGAGGGCGTCATCGGCGTCACCGTCGCCCACCACCTCGGCGGACTGGACAAGACGCCCCGGTTCGCCCTGGCCGACGGCGACGACCACCCGGTCGGCGTCGACGTCACCGGGCTGTCCGCCACCCTCACCACCGGTGAGCTGACCGCGCGGGTCGCGCTCGTCGACGGCTGGCGGGTCGACTTCTCGCACGGCGACCGGGTGCTGACCTCGTCGACCGAGCGCAGCATCGGCCTGGTCACCGACGCCGAGGGACGCGCCTACGTGCACGACCGGCTGGCCCTGGGGGTCGGGGAGACCGTCTACGGGCTGGGGGAGCGGTTCGGCGCGTTCGTCAAGAACGGCCAGACCGTCGACATCTGGAACGCCGACGGCGGCACCGCCAGCGAGCAGGCGTACAAGAACGTGCCGTTCTACCTCAGCAGCGGCGGCTACGGCGTCTTCGTCGACCACCCGGAGCACGTCTCGTTCGAGATCGGCTCGGAGGTGGTGTCGCAGGCACAGTTCAGTGTCGAGGGCCAGACGCTGACCTACTACCTCGTCGACGGCCCCACCCCGAAGGACGTGCTGCGCCGCTACACCGCGCTGACCGGCCGGCCCGCCAAGGTGCCCGCCTGGTCGTACGGGCTGTGGCTGTCGACGTCGTTCACCACCTCGTACGACGAGAAGACCGTCAACGAGTTCATCGACGGCATGGCCGAGCGGGACCTGCCGCTGTCGGTGTTCCACTTCGACTGCTTCTGGATGCGGCAGTTCCACTGGGTCGACTTCATCTGGGACCCGGCGACGTTCCCCGACCCGGAGGGCATGCTGCGCCGGCTGCACGAACGCGGCCTCAAGGTGTGCGTGTGGATCAACCCGTACATCGCGCAGCGCTCGTACCTGTTCGAGGAGGGCCGCCGCCACGGCTACCTGGTCCAGCGGCCGGACGGCTCGGTCTGGCAGTGGGACAAGTGGCAGGCCGGGATGGCCCTGGTCGACTTCACCAACCCCGACGCCGTCGCCTGGTACACCGGCAAGCTCAAGGCCCTGCTCGACATGGGCGTGGACAGCTTCAAGACGGACTTCGGCGAGCGCATCCCGACCGACGTGGTCTGGCACGACGGCTCGGACCCGCAGCGGATGCACAACTACTACGCCCACCTGTACAACAAGGCGGTCTTCGAGCTGCTCGAAACCGAGCGCGGCAAGGGTGAGGCGGTGCTCTTCGCCCGCTCCGCCACCGCCGGCGGCCAGCAGCTGCCGGTGCACTGGGGCGGCGACTGCGAGTCGACGTTCGCGGCGATGGCCGAGTCGCTGCGCGGCGGGCTGTCGCTGGCGGCGTCGGGTTTCGGCTACTGGAGCCACGACATCGGCGGCTTCGAGGGCACCCCGGACACGGCGGTGTTCAAGCGGTGGATCGCCTTCGGGCTGCTGTCGTCGCACTCGCGGTTGCACGGCTCCGGGTCCTACCGGGTCCCGTGGGCGTTCGACAGCGAGGCCGTCGACGTGCTGCGCCACTTCACCAAGCTCAAGCTGAGCCTGATGCCGTACCTGGCGTCGGTCGCCGAGCAGGCGCACCGCGAGGGCCTGCCGATGATGCGCCCGATGGTGCTGGAGTTCCCGGACGACCCGACCGCGGCGTACCTGGACCGGCAGTACATGCTCGGCCCCGACGTGCTGGTGGCGCCGGTGATGAGCGCCGACGGCGAGGTGACGTTCTACGTGCCGGCCGGCACCTGGACCCACCTGGTGACGGGCGCGCAGCTGACCGGACCGGCCTGGGTGACCGAGAAGCACGAGTTCGACAGCGTGCCGGTGCTCGCGCGGCCCGGTGCGGTGATCGCGTTCGGCGAGCGCGACGACCGGCCGGACTACGAGTGGGCCGACGGCGTACGACTGCGCTTGTACGCGCCGGCGGAGGGACAGCGGACCCGGGTGCGGGTACCGTCGCCGGGTGACGGGCCCGGCGCCGAGTTCGAGGTGCGCTTCGACGGCGGGCAGGTCACCGCGGAGCTGGTCGCGGGAACGTCGTCGGGCTACCGGTGTGAGGTGGGGCAGTGA
- a CDS encoding carbohydrate ABC transporter permease — MAVTLVTDRVPRRKVRDRHHRGASRWVVLALVTLGAVIMLVPFVFMLLNAFKSPGDYSSSGPLSWPTEFYTKGLKTYWTEVNFPLKFWNSLLISGSVAVLAVAVSLFNAYALGIGRVKGRLWIVGLFLLANMMPQEALIYPLYYAAKEIGLYNTQLSVIIIFTVIQSAFGTYLLASVLGTFPRSVLEAAALDGAGKWTVLRRVVFPNVRPTLAVLLIFFFIWTWNEFLIPLVMLIDNSTQTIPVALASLQGDRLMDAPTTNAGALISLVPAVLFFIIFQRTLSRGITAGAEK, encoded by the coding sequence ATGGCCGTCACGCTCGTAACGGACCGGGTTCCCCGCCGCAAGGTCCGCGACCGGCACCACCGCGGCGCGAGCCGCTGGGTCGTGCTCGCGCTGGTCACCCTCGGTGCGGTGATCATGCTGGTGCCCTTCGTGTTCATGCTGCTCAACGCGTTCAAGTCGCCCGGTGACTACTCGTCGTCCGGTCCGCTGAGCTGGCCGACGGAGTTCTACACCAAGGGCCTGAAGACGTACTGGACCGAGGTCAACTTCCCGCTGAAGTTCTGGAACTCCCTGCTCATCTCCGGCTCCGTCGCGGTGCTGGCGGTCGCGGTGTCGCTGTTCAACGCGTACGCGCTGGGCATCGGCCGGGTGAAGGGGCGGCTCTGGATCGTCGGCCTGTTCCTGCTGGCCAACATGATGCCGCAGGAGGCGCTGATCTACCCGCTGTACTACGCGGCCAAGGAGATCGGCCTCTACAACACCCAGCTCTCGGTGATCATCATCTTCACGGTCATCCAGAGCGCGTTCGGCACCTACCTGCTCGCCTCGGTGCTCGGCACCTTCCCCCGCTCCGTGCTCGAAGCGGCGGCGCTGGACGGCGCGGGCAAGTGGACGGTGCTGCGGCGGGTGGTCTTCCCCAACGTGCGGCCGACCCTCGCCGTGCTGCTGATCTTCTTCTTCATCTGGACCTGGAACGAGTTCCTGATCCCGCTGGTCATGCTCATCGACAACAGCACGCAGACCATCCCGGTCGCGCTGGCCTCGTTGCAGGGCGACCGGCTGATGGACGCCCCGACCACCAACGCGGGCGCGCTGATCAGCCTGGTGCCGGCAGTCCTCTTCTTCATCATCTTCCAGCGCACCCTTTCGCGCGGCATCACAGCAGGAGCCGAGAAGTGA
- a CDS encoding carbohydrate ABC transporter permease, with amino-acid sequence MALTQTSAGPQRPAVRPEPVRTPRKRRDGGAAYWLYLLPGAILFVLVIGVPLGGTLYLSLTKWSGVGDPTFIGFDNYTRLFQDEVFWTSFKNTIAMIVAMVVVPTLLGLLLAAVLFDVIGRRFKPRTAAALRAAFYLPQVLPVVVAGIVWGWILRPDGAFNSLLDVIGLGALQHDWLGDPDTALPTVMAVMIWVQIGYPVVVFMAALQRVDPELYEAAEVDGANWFHRFRSITLPQIRPETFVVALTCTIAALKVFGPVFALTRGGPENATNVPSYFAYYTFFKKLQVGYGSAISTVLTLIIIVVAGLFIWLQYRGERQDREV; translated from the coding sequence ATGGCACTCACCCAGACCTCGGCCGGCCCGCAACGGCCCGCCGTCCGCCCCGAGCCCGTCCGGACGCCGCGCAAGCGCCGTGACGGCGGCGCCGCCTACTGGCTCTACCTGCTGCCCGGCGCGATTCTGTTCGTGCTCGTCATCGGCGTGCCGCTGGGCGGCACCCTCTACCTGTCGCTGACCAAGTGGTCCGGCGTCGGCGATCCCACGTTCATCGGCTTCGACAACTACACGCGCCTGTTCCAGGACGAGGTGTTCTGGACGTCGTTCAAGAACACCATCGCCATGATCGTCGCGATGGTCGTCGTGCCGACGCTGCTCGGGCTGCTGCTGGCCGCGGTGCTGTTCGACGTCATCGGCCGCCGGTTCAAGCCCCGGACCGCCGCCGCCCTGCGCGCCGCCTTCTACCTGCCGCAGGTGCTGCCCGTGGTGGTCGCCGGCATCGTCTGGGGCTGGATCCTGCGCCCCGACGGCGCGTTCAACAGCCTGCTCGACGTGATCGGACTCGGCGCGCTGCAACACGACTGGCTCGGCGACCCGGACACCGCCCTGCCCACGGTCATGGCGGTGATGATCTGGGTGCAGATCGGCTACCCGGTGGTCGTGTTCATGGCCGCGCTGCAGCGGGTCGACCCCGAGCTGTACGAGGCCGCCGAGGTCGACGGCGCGAACTGGTTCCACCGGTTCCGCTCCATCACCCTGCCGCAGATCCGCCCGGAGACCTTCGTGGTCGCGCTGACCTGCACGATCGCCGCACTGAAGGTGTTCGGACCGGTGTTCGCGCTAACCCGCGGCGGGCCGGAGAACGCGACCAACGTCCCCTCGTACTTCGCCTACTACACGTTCTTCAAGAAGCTCCAGGTCGGCTACGGCTCAGCCATCTCCACCGTGCTCACCCTGATCATCATCGTGGTGGCCGGGCTGTTCATCTGGCTGCAGTACCGCGGCGAGCGCCAGGACCGGGAGGTCTGA
- a CDS encoding ABC transporter substrate-binding protein: MTRFRKLGVAVVTAALAAGTLAACGGDGDSGDGGDAKTLKLWHYESANSAMGIAWDRAIQIFKDEHPGVEVQFERKAFEQIQQNAGMIINSSEGPDIMEYNKGNATAGLLSSQGLLTDLTTETTKRGWDSKLSPSLQTTARYSDKGVMGEGNWYGVPNYGEYVMVYYNKDLFTKHGVTVPTTYDEFTKAMDAFVAKGVTPLAEAGAEYPAGQLFYQLALAKADRKFVDDYQLYKNPVDFKAEPLKSGAQTFADWVAKGYVAKTSASLKAEDMGTAFISGKAPMIVSGSWWYGRFKNEIKFNWDSFLFPGNKFHAGSSGNLWVVPAGSKAKGLAYDFIDITLRPEIQALIGNNGGVPVAADASQITDPKNQKLIENFNTISQQDGLAFYPDWPVPGYYDVLVSGFQSLINGSKTPDQVLDAIAKPYGEGVKEITGK; encoded by the coding sequence ATGACGCGATTCCGCAAGCTGGGCGTGGCTGTCGTGACGGCGGCGCTGGCCGCCGGCACGCTGGCCGCGTGCGGTGGCGACGGCGACAGCGGTGACGGCGGTGACGCCAAGACCCTGAAGCTCTGGCACTACGAGAGCGCGAACAGCGCGATGGGGATCGCCTGGGACAGGGCGATCCAGATCTTCAAGGACGAGCACCCGGGTGTCGAGGTCCAGTTCGAGCGCAAGGCGTTCGAGCAGATCCAGCAGAACGCCGGCATGATCATCAACTCGTCCGAGGGTCCGGACATCATGGAGTACAACAAGGGCAACGCCACGGCGGGCCTGCTGTCCTCCCAGGGCCTGCTGACCGACCTGACGACCGAGACCACCAAGCGCGGCTGGGACTCCAAGCTCAGCCCCAGCCTGCAGACCACCGCCCGGTACAGCGACAAGGGCGTGATGGGCGAGGGCAACTGGTACGGCGTGCCCAACTACGGCGAGTACGTCATGGTCTATTACAACAAGGACCTGTTCACCAAGCACGGGGTGACCGTGCCGACGACGTACGACGAGTTCACCAAGGCGATGGACGCGTTCGTCGCCAAGGGCGTCACGCCGCTGGCCGAGGCCGGTGCCGAGTACCCGGCCGGGCAGCTGTTCTACCAGCTGGCGCTCGCCAAGGCGGACCGCAAGTTCGTCGACGACTACCAGCTCTACAAGAACCCGGTCGACTTCAAGGCCGAGCCGCTGAAGTCCGGCGCGCAGACCTTCGCCGACTGGGTGGCCAAGGGCTACGTCGCCAAGACCTCGGCCAGCCTCAAGGCCGAGGACATGGGCACCGCGTTCATCTCCGGCAAGGCCCCGATGATCGTCTCCGGCAGCTGGTGGTACGGCCGCTTCAAGAACGAGATCAAGTTCAACTGGGACTCGTTCCTGTTCCCCGGCAACAAGTTCCACGCCGGCTCCTCGGGCAACCTGTGGGTCGTGCCCGCGGGCAGCAAGGCCAAGGGCCTGGCGTACGACTTCATCGACATCACCCTGCGTCCGGAGATCCAGGCGCTGATCGGCAACAACGGCGGCGTGCCGGTGGCCGCCGACGCGTCGCAGATCACCGACCCGAAGAACCAGAAGCTGATCGAGAACTTCAACACGATCAGCCAGCAGGACGGCCTGGCCTTCTACCCCGACTGGCCGGTGCCGGGCTACTACGACGTGCTGGTCTCCGGGTTCCAGAGCCTGATCAACGGCTCGAAGACGCCCGACCAGGTGCTCGACGCGATCGCCAAGCCGTACGGCGAGGGCGTCAAGGAGATCACCGGTAAGTGA
- a CDS encoding LacI family DNA-binding transcriptional regulator, with protein sequence MHDVARLARVSVSTVSYVLTGTRPISEATRTRVLAAMAELDYQPNAMARGLATRRSRIVGLLMPMDERGLGATETAFVTGAAAAASAAGYHLVLSPVGVADLDVLRRLATQGMFDGVVLMEVQVEDGRVAALQEAGLPVVLIGRTGDTAGLSYVDIDFEQTVHEAVDHLVGLGHRRIVYVNHSAEAIAAGYGPAVRTRTAFCAAMARHGLEPVMIASEDSAAGGRAALSAAVAQVPDLTAVLAMNESAIFGILGELANRRRAVPEDVSVVSMVTSPQVAELAHPALTAMTSPGAALGRIAMEALLRQLEGAAMEHHQQLLPCVLEIRGSTGPAARTVGDGELTGSGPPDR encoded by the coding sequence ATGCATGACGTCGCGCGCCTTGCCCGGGTCTCGGTCAGCACCGTGTCATACGTGCTCACCGGCACTCGCCCGATCTCCGAGGCCACCCGGACCAGGGTGCTCGCGGCCATGGCCGAGCTCGACTACCAGCCGAACGCGATGGCCCGCGGCCTGGCCACCCGGCGCAGCCGGATCGTCGGCCTGCTGATGCCGATGGACGAGCGCGGGCTCGGCGCGACCGAGACCGCGTTCGTGACCGGCGCCGCGGCCGCCGCCAGCGCCGCCGGCTACCACCTGGTGCTCTCGCCGGTCGGCGTCGCGGACCTCGACGTCCTGCGCCGGCTGGCGACTCAGGGCATGTTCGACGGGGTCGTGCTGATGGAGGTGCAGGTCGAGGACGGCCGCGTCGCCGCGCTCCAGGAGGCCGGCCTGCCGGTGGTGCTGATCGGCCGCACCGGCGACACCGCGGGGCTGTCATATGTCGACATCGACTTCGAGCAGACCGTGCACGAGGCCGTCGACCACCTGGTCGGGCTCGGCCACCGCCGGATCGTCTACGTGAACCACTCCGCCGAGGCCATCGCGGCCGGCTACGGCCCGGCCGTGCGCACCCGGACCGCCTTCTGCGCGGCGATGGCACGGCACGGGCTGGAGCCCGTGATGATCGCGTCCGAGGACAGCGCCGCCGGCGGCAGGGCCGCGCTGAGCGCCGCCGTCGCGCAGGTCCCCGACCTGACCGCCGTGCTGGCCATGAACGAGAGCGCGATCTTCGGCATCCTCGGCGAGCTGGCCAACCGGCGTCGTGCGGTGCCCGAGGACGTCTCGGTGGTCTCGATGGTGACCTCGCCGCAGGTGGCCGAGTTGGCTCACCCGGCGCTGACCGCGATGACGTCGCCGGGCGCGGCGCTGGGCCGGATCGCGATGGAGGCGCTGCTGCGCCAGCTGGAGGGCGCGGCGATGGAGCACCACCAGCAGCTACTGCCGTGCGTGCTCGAGATCCGCGGGTCGACCGGCCCGGCCGCGCGCACCGTCGGTGATGGAGAGCTGACCGGTTCGGGTCCGCCGGACAGGTGA
- a CDS encoding SHOCT domain-containing protein — MTLAQSSFGNGDFLLWMFEFFLFVIWFWLLFMVFSDLFRDRETSGWAKTLWIILVIVLPYLGVFIYLIARGRGMAERGLKQQQAMKQQMDAQIRSAVGTSLSPTDQIAQAKSLLDTGTITQAEFDVLKAKALAS; from the coding sequence ATGACCTTGGCTCAGTCCTCGTTCGGCAACGGCGACTTCCTGCTCTGGATGTTCGAGTTCTTCCTGTTCGTGATCTGGTTCTGGCTGCTGTTCATGGTCTTCTCGGACCTCTTCCGCGATCGCGAGACCTCCGGTTGGGCGAAGACCCTGTGGATCATCCTGGTCATCGTCCTGCCCTACCTGGGCGTCTTCATCTATCTCATCGCGCGGGGCCGCGGGATGGCCGAGCGCGGCCTGAAGCAGCAGCAGGCCATGAAGCAGCAGATGGACGCGCAGATCCGTTCGGCCGTCGGCACCAGCCTGTCGCCCACCGACCAGATCGCGCAGGCCAAGTCCCTGCTCGACACCGGAACGATCACCCAGGCCGAGTTCGACGTGCTCAAGGCCAAAGCGCTGGCATCCTGA